ATCATCCCGACCGAGCAGGGTGCCACGTTCGGCAAGGTCGAGGATCTCGACCCGGAGGACTGCACCAAGTCCGCCAAGCGCATCCGGCAGCACGGTGACGCCATCGTCATCACGGGGAACCGGGGCTTCCTGTCGAAGGATGGCGGGGAGACCTGGAAGGAGCTGCGCACGCTCAAGGCGGCCGGCGACAAGTGGGCGCTGGGCGTGGGGCCGCAGGGCTTCATGACCGCGTCGACCTACGGCAACTTCCTCTCCTCCCCGGACGGGGAGAAGTGGACCCCGCTGCCGAAGTACACCCGCGCCACCCCGCAGGACATTGCCTGGATTGGTGGCCAGTGGTGGATGGTGGGGCAGGGGTCCAATACGTACTGGACCTCGCCGGATGGACAGGAGTGGAAGGAGCTCAACTACACGGTCGAGTCCGAGGAAGCGAAGATGACCCAGAGCTACACGGGCATCGTCGGGGTCGAGCTGAAGTAGGGCGCGGTGCGCTCGTTCAGCACTGGAGCCCTGGCTCTACCTCCGCTTGTGTGAGGCCGTGGCGCTCATGAGAGTCTGGGCCTGCGTCACGAGCCTCACGAACTCGGCGCGCTCGGCCTGGCCCTCGGTGGTGCGCTCGGCCAGCTTGAGCGCGGTGGCCAGGCTCCAGTCCTGGGCAGAGGGGCCGTGGCGCAGGATGTCCGCGGTGGCGGCCACCGCCAGCGCGAAGCGGAAGTCCGGCGAGGCGCTCTCCAGGGAAGCTTGCACCCGCGAGCGCTCGAAGGGGAAGGACTGCTCGGCGGCCTCGGCCCCGTTGGGGGCCTTGGCGCGGATGCGCACCGTGGCCAGGGTCTGCTGCTCGCCCGTCAGCTCCACCTCATAGAGGGCGGTGACATTGTGGCCCGCGCCAATCTCCCCGGCGTCCACCTTGTCGTCGCGGAAGTCCCGGTCGGCCACGTCCCGGTTCTCGTAGCCCACCAGCCGGTAGCGCCGCACGGCCGCCGGGTCGAACTCCACCTGGAGCTTCACGTCCTTGGCGATCACCTCGAGCGTCCCGGTGAGCTGCGTCTCGAAGACCTTGCGTGCCTCCTGGTAGCTGCCCACGTAGAAGCAGTTGCCGTTGCCCTTGTCCGCCAGCTTCTCCATCAGGTCGTCACGGTAGTTGCCCATGCCGAAGCCCACCGTCGTCAGGGTGACGCCCTCGGACACGGAGCCGCGCACGCTCTCCAGCATGGACTCGGGCGAGAGGTGGGGCCCGATGTTGGTATCCCCATCCGTGAGGACGATGACGCGGGAGACGACGTTGCCGGAGGCCTTCTTCAACGCGTGACGGTAGGCCAGCTGCATGCCCGAGCCCATGGCCGTGCCACCTCCGGAGCTCAGCGAGTCGATGGCCGCGTAGATGCGCTCCTGCTCGGTGGCTGGGGTGGGCGGCAGCACGTCCTGCGTGGAGCCCGCGTAGGTGACGATGGCCACCGTGTCGTTCTCGTTGAGGTTCTTCACGGCAAGCTTCATGGCCTCCTTGGCCAGCGGCAGCTTGTCCGCGGACTGCATGGAGCCACTGGTGTCCACCAGGAAGACCAGGTGGGCGCGCTTGCGCTGCGAGCGGGAGACCTGCTTGCCCTGGATGCCCACGCGCAGGAAGTGGCGGCCCTTGCCGAAGGGAGACGGCGCACCCTCGAGGTTCACGCTGAAGGATTCCTTCTGGGGCGCGGAGTAGCGGTACTTGAAGTAGTTGACGAACTCCTCGACGCGCACGGACTCGGGCGGGGGCAGGCGGCCCTGCTGCAGGTAGCGCCGCGCCAGCGAGTAGGAGGCGGTGTCCACATCCACGGCGAAGGTGGACAGGGGATCGGCCCGGGTGTCGGTGAAGGCGTTGGGGGTATGGGCCTCGAAGGTGTTGCCCGAGGTGGCTTGGGGCTCGTGCTCAGGCCGGGAGGGGGGCGCGGCGCGAAAGGCCAGCGTCTCCTCTTCGCTGCTTCCGCCTACCGCACCGCCGAGCACTCCGCCGAGCACTCCGCCGACGACCCCGCCAACGACTCCACCCTCGACTCCACCCTCGACTTCCCCGGGCTCCTCCGCGGCGGGCAGGTCCTCGGCTACCTCTGCAAACTGGAACGCCTCGGGGGGCGGGCTCACCACGGCGGGCGGCGCGGCGGGGACCTTCAGCACAATCTCGGGCTCTGGCGGAGGAGTCCGGCTCGTGCATCCAGCGGCGATGCCCAGGGTCAGGACGGTGCGGGCACAGAGAGAGAGGCGGAGTGGCAGGGAAGGGGACATGGGGGCTCCGGGTTCGGGAGGAGAGCCTCGACGGACTGCTCTTCCTCACGCACTCAAGCTAGAGACTCCCGGAGGAGCGATGGCCGTCGCGCGTCCATGATTCCGTCATGGTTTCGTCAGGCCCCCTCCGCGGCGGGCTCGATTGCCGCCGCTTCCAGCAGAGCGCGCGCCAAGGCTGCGGTGCGGCTCACCCTGGCAACGCGCGTCGGACACTCCGGGTGACTGACCAGGCAGCCCGGCTCCGCTCGAACAGCACCATCTCATGCTGTCTCAAGAAGCACCCAGGCGAGTATGAGCGCTGCGGCGCCACACCTCCCGTCCAGCGGCCGAACCCTTACCTGCCCCCGGCCCGCACCTGAGGCGTATGAAGCGGCTCGGGCTTCCGGATGTCCGCACCCACGTCCTGGTCGCCTGCCTTTATATCCAGGCTCTCGCCCTGTTTCCGGAGCGTGCGCGGGACGCCTTCGCACTCCTACGTCGTCGAGGCACAGCATAGGTTGGAAGGCGGCACTGGGGTCATGCCGACATCACGACGGCCATGCGGTGGAGGAGCTGGAAGTAGCCCTGCGCTGTCCACACCGTCAAGAAGAGCGCCCCCCTCCAGGTGGGCCTTCGAAACCACCGCCAGACGGAAAAGAAATAGACCGGCCAGAACACCAGGCCCCCGATGAAGAATGCCCACCTGAGCCCGGGCACCGTGACACTGAAGCCTCCGACTGTGACCAGAAGCGGAGACAGCATGAGAGCCCCAAGTATCTTGCTCCCAGGGCTCTCGAGTCCCCCGACGAGGTCTCCAATCAAGCCGACCACGACCCCCAAGAGCGTGCAGAGGGTCGCAATGAGGACTCGCATGCTCTTGGTGGGATTCAGGCCAGGGGACGCGTTCATGGGATGCTCGGGTGCATGCGGCTCCGCCGATAACCCTGGCGGGAGGAGGGCTCACGCGCAAGCCCCTTTACCACCCTCGCCTGGCGCCGAGGGCAAGCTGCCGAAGAGGAGCTCGTAGGCAATCACGTGCTGGAACCCGACCTGGGCCATGAAGGAGTCGTAGTCATGGACGGGCATGAAGGGATTGAAGAAGCACGGCACCTCGGAGCAGCGCGAGCGTGCCGAGGCGCTCGCCCAGGTGGACCGGGTGCGCAGGGTGCTTGTCGCCGAGATCCAGCCTGGATGCCCGGACGCAGCTCGACATCAGCGACGAGGGCGTCCGCTGCACGATGGAGCTTCCGCCCGAAAAGGCCCCGAGCCCCTGAGCGCCACCACCCCGTAGTGGCCCTAAGTGGGGAAGAGCCAGCCGGTCAGGAGGCTGGAGGCCGTGGCGACCGCGCCGCCCACGAAGTTGGCCCCGGGGAGGGGAAGCGCCGCGATGATGGACCCCGCGGCGGTGATGGTGTCGCCCACCTTCTTCCCGGTGCTGGCATTGGGATTGGACCAGCTCTTGACGGCCTGCGCGGTATCGAGCGCGGCAATGGCCACGTTCGCTCCCGGCACGAAGCGTCCCGCTGCCTTGGCGACGCTGGGGGGCACCACCTTGGGCAGGTACTTGCCGGCGTCCTCGATGAGCTGACCTCCCGTTGCCACGAGGGTCGCCGCGTGCTTCGCGACCTGGCTGCCGCTGTTCACCGCGCCAGCGATGTCACCCCGCTTCAGACTGTCCACGGTGTCGCCCGCCTGGCGAGGCGCATTCGTGAGCGCGTTGGCCGCCGAGAAGAGGAACCCCGCGCCGTTCAACGCCGCCCCCCCACGCTCTACCCCCTCTCTGAGCCTGTCGGGAGGCGTCGGCATGTTGGGACCCGAGCCCGTCAGGGCCCTGAACTTCCGCTCGCCGTCGACGGTCTCGACGCCCGGGCCGCTGGGAATGGTGTTCCTGCCGCTGTCTACCTCCTTACCGGTACCGGTGCGTGAGCCGTCGGGTCCATTCAGGCGCACTCCCTCCTTCGGAACGAAGAGGTGAACGGTCCTGTTCTGGTAACGGGCCAGGTTTCCTTTCACGGTGTAGTTCCTGGGATTCACGTCGAGATCAGAGAAGGTCTTCCCGACCTTCTTCTCGAGATCTGCCCGCCAGGCATCGAACTGAGCCTTCAGAGGACCGCGGGCAACCTCCAGATTCGTGGACACGACGTGCTGAGGGAGCTTGCGGAGATTGGGCGTAAGTCCCGCCTTGCCCGTCAGGGTGCCCCAGGACTTCGTGCTCGCCGTGAAGGCATCCCCGATGCCCCTGCTGAGCGGGTAGAGGGTCGGGGTGTATTCTGGCGCTTTCGCGGTGGCCACTCGCCCTGGCGGGGGACGACGCAGCGGCGCGGGGGCGGCGGCGAAGGAATCAACGGCGTTCCTGAGCGGGGCGCGGGACGGGGCGGGTGTTCGCACCTTCGCGGAGGAGAGCTTCAGCCCGCTCGCCACCTTGGCCCGGGAGACGGCCGCGGTGACCACTGGCTGTGGCGGAGGAGGGGGCCGCAGCGGCGGGGGAGGAGGCGGCGGGGGAGGTAGCCTCTTCGAGATCGGCGCGGGTGCCATGTGGGGTCTCCGGTGAGGGGGAGGGGGCGGAGGTCATTACGCGCATGCCCGCAATTGGGTTACATGCCCTCGGCTACAGCGATGCGGTGGCGACCACGGGCTCCTGGAGCGGCGGTCCCCTTCCGATGCTTCCGATGCTCCCGAGGGATGGTGGTATCGTCCCGTCACCACATTCCTACTGGGCGCTTAGAGACGCATGACCAACAATGCTTCCGACGCACAGGAGCACCCGCAGCGCAGTGCCCCGGACCAGCCGAGCACCCGCAGCGCCGCGCAACACCCGTCCGTCGAGCCCCCGCGACAGGTGGAGCAGCCCGCGCAGGGCTGGCAGGAGCCCAACCCCTTCATGCTCCTGCTGAGCAAGGCGGTCCCCGTGCTCGTCGCGCTGGTCGCCCTGGGTCTGCTCGTCCGGGTCGACAAGAAGCACGAGGAGATCGCCAACAAGCAGAGCGCCTCCTCCTTCTCCCAGCCGAAGGGCAGCGCCTCGGCGGGCACTGGCTCCGCCGGAACCCAGGCCACCGGTCTCACCTCGGGGGTGAAGGCCATGACGGCGGGCACCATCATCGCCTCGTTCGATGCCATCGCCGAAGGCAGGGACTACACGCTCCAGGCCCCGACCGGGACTTCCGAGCTCGAGATCAAGGTCTGGGACTACGCCGCCGAGGACGGAGATGTCATCCAGCTCCGGGTGAACGGGCAGATCGCCAGCCAGCCCCTCTCGCTCATGCACGCGCCCATCTCGGTGAAGGTCCCCGTCGGAAAGCTGGAGGTGCTCGGCCTGCGCGACGGCGGCGGTGGCATCACCTACGCCATCAACTTCCCGGCCATCAGCACCAGCATCACCAACAGCACCCGGCCTGAGTCCTTGAACCAGTACCACTTCGAGGCTCCGGGGCAGACCGGGGCACGGCCATGAGCTCCCTCCCCTGGTCACGCCGCCTTTTCCCCGAGCTGCAGCTCCTCGACATCCTGACCGGGAAGACTCCCGTCCCGCAGGAGCTGCCCCAGCGCCAGGCGGCCTCGCTCCAGGCGGGAGCGACCCCGAACGGCCAGCTGATGGCGGCCGCTCCGGCGCGCTCCTCCATCGCGCCCACCCCCCAGAAGCTCGAGGCCCCGCCTCCCCCCGCGCTGGAAGGGGGAAAGCTCGACAAGAAGCTGGCCGCGGTGCGCGACGCGCTGGCACGGCGGCTCGAGCACCAGCCGGAGACGGTGGAGTCGATGCTGGCCGCCATCGGCCGGTGGCTCATGGGAGGCATCGCGCCCGACAAGCCCGCGGGCATCCTGCTCCTGGGGGGCGTCGCCGGGTGTGGCAAGAGCCACGCCGCCACCGCCTTCGTGCAGGCGCTCGCGGAGGCTGGACTCGCGGCGTCCCCTGAGTACGAGGAGATCGAGCTCTCCGACTACGCCTCCGCGGACGGACACACGCGGCTCTTCGAGGAGCGGCTGCTGCCCCTGGTCGTCCAGGGCAACCGGCGCGTCTACGTCTTCAACCGCGTCGAGACCGTCTCCGCCTCGGTGCTCGCCTTCCTGCAGCCGCTGGTCACCTCGGGAGAGGCCTGGCTCGGAGGCAACCGCCTCAGCCTCGACAACTGCTTCATCTTGTTCATGACCTCCGCGGGGTGCTCGCCCACGCCCGAGCCGGGCGTCATCCCCTCCGCGCTCAAGGACCGCATCGGCTCCCGCTTCTGGGAGACGGTCACCGATACGATCCTCCTCTCCGCGCCGACTCCGGAGCGCCTGCGGCACATTGCCCGGGCCAAGGCCACGGAGTTCACCCAGCAGTTCCAGGCGCGCACCCGCATCGGGCTCTCCTTCTCGGACGCGGCGCTCTCCGCCATCGCCTCCGAGGCCATGCTGCGCGGCGACTACGGACATGGCGTGGTCGCGACGCTGGAGGACATCCGCGCGCCGGTGGCGGCCCTTGCCGCCCGCGCCGAGCTCGGCAAGGCCCCCGCCACCGTGGAGCACGGGGAGGGGGGCTTCGTCCTGGTCCAGGGGGCCCAGCACCACAAGGTGGACACCGGGAGCCGCCGTCCGGCCGAGGAGTCTGGCGCGCTCGCCGAGCTGGACAAGGTGGTGGGGCTCGCGAACGTCAAGTCCTTCGTGCGCACCGTGCAGCGCACGGCGCGGCTCCAGCGCGAGCGGAGCGCGCAGGGGAGCCGGACGCAGGCCCAGTCCCTGCACATGGTCTTCACCGGCAACCCCGGCACGGGCAAGACGACGGTGGCCCGGCTGGTGGCGCGCGCCCTGCGCGAGGCGGGCGTGCTCGCCAGCGGGCACCTCGTCGAAGTCACCCGGCAGGACCTCGTGGCTGGCTATGTGGGGCAGACCGCGCCCCAGGTGAAGGCGCAGGTAGAGCGCGCGCTCGGCGGAGTCCTCTTCATCGACGAGGCCTACACGCTCTCCCGCAACGCGTCCGATCCGTTCGGCCGCGAGGCCATCGACGCCCTGGTGAAGGCCATGGAGGACCACCGCGACAACCTGCTCGTCGTGGTGGCCGGCTACACCGAGGAGATGCAGCAGTTCCTCGACGCCAACCCGGGCCTCAAGTCCCGCTTCCCGCACGTGGTCGAGTTCCCGGACTACACGCCCGAGGAGATGCGGCAGATCCTTCAGCGGCTCGCGGCCTCGCAGGGCTACGGCCTCGCCGAGGGCACCTCCCGCGTCATCGAGGAGGAGCTGACACGGCGGCAGATTCCCGGGCGCAAGGACGGCGGCAACGGCCGGCTCGCGCGCAACCTGCTGGAGGAGGCCATCCGTCACCAGGCGGAGCGTCTGGCCTCGGAGAAGGACGCGAGCCCTCCGCCGGAGGAGGTGAACCTGCTCCGGCCCGAGGACTTCAAGCCGACCCGGGCGGCGGTGTTCGAGCTCGAGGCGGAGCTGGCCAGGGTCGTCGGCCTGGAGCAGGTCAAGCAGATGCTCCGCACGCTGTACAAGCAGGTGATCGCCGACAAGCGACGCCGTGACGCGGGCATGTCCGCTTCGAGCCGGCAGAGCCTCAACATGCTCTTCCTCGGCAACCCAGGCACGGGGAAGACCACCGTGGCGCGCCTGGTGGGACGGATGCTCAAGGAGGTGGGCGTCCTCAAGTCGGGGCAGCTCGTCGAGACCGACCGGAGCGGGCTGGTCTCCGCCTACGCCGGGCAGACGCCGCAGCAGACGCGCAAGCTCATCGACCGCGCGCTCGGAGGCATCCTCTTCATCGACGAGGCCTATGCGCTCTCCCGCGGGGAGGATCCCCTCGGCAGGGAGGCCATCGACACCTTGGTGAAGGCCATGGAGGACCACCGGGAGAACCTCGTGGTCATCCTCGCCGGCTATCCGAACGAGATGCGGGAGTTCCTGAAGTCCAACTCCGGCCTGCGCTCGCGCTTCCCCCTCTCCATCCACTTCCCGGACTACTCGCCGGCCGAGCTCGCGGCCATCGCCGTCAAGGAGGTGAACGGCCGGGGCTTCCGGCTCGTGGAGGGGATGGAGCCCGAGCTGAGCGAGCTGATCAGCCAGAGCACGGTCCGCAGGGACCCGAACCAGGGCAACGGCCGCTTCGCCCGCAACCTCATCGAGGAGGCGGTGCGGCGGCAGTCGGCGCGGGTCGCGGACCTGCCCAACCCGAGCCCCGACGAGCTGATCACCCTCACGCGAGAGGACTTCGGGATGGACGCCAGGAGCCCCGCGTCCGCGCCCGCCATGCAGCGGCTGGAGGAGATCATCGGGCTGGACGAGGTGAAGGACTTCGTGCGCGGCCTGCGCGCCCAGCTCCTGGTGGATGCCCAGCGCCGCAAGGCCGGTCTGCCGAGCGCTGGAGCCCGGACCCTGCACATGGTGTTCCTCGGCAATCCTGGCACCGGCAAGACGACGGTGGCGCGCATCCTGGCGCAGCTCTTCCGGGAGCTCGGGGTGCTGCCCACCGGACAGCTCGTGGAGGTGGATCGCAGCGGGCTCGTCGCCGGCTACGTGGGGCAGACGGCGCTCAAGACGAGGGAGCGCATCGAAGCCGCCCTGGGCGGAGTCCTCTTCGTGGACGAGGCCTACGCGCTCGTCGCCGACGCGCAGGACAGCTTCGGGCGCGAGGCGCTCGACACGCTGGTCAAGGCGATGGAGGACCA
This genomic stretch from Hyalangium gracile harbors:
- a CDS encoding AAA family ATPase, producing the protein MSSLPWSRRLFPELQLLDILTGKTPVPQELPQRQAASLQAGATPNGQLMAAAPARSSIAPTPQKLEAPPPPALEGGKLDKKLAAVRDALARRLEHQPETVESMLAAIGRWLMGGIAPDKPAGILLLGGVAGCGKSHAATAFVQALAEAGLAASPEYEEIELSDYASADGHTRLFEERLLPLVVQGNRRVYVFNRVETVSASVLAFLQPLVTSGEAWLGGNRLSLDNCFILFMTSAGCSPTPEPGVIPSALKDRIGSRFWETVTDTILLSAPTPERLRHIARAKATEFTQQFQARTRIGLSFSDAALSAIASEAMLRGDYGHGVVATLEDIRAPVAALAARAELGKAPATVEHGEGGFVLVQGAQHHKVDTGSRRPAEESGALAELDKVVGLANVKSFVRTVQRTARLQRERSAQGSRTQAQSLHMVFTGNPGTGKTTVARLVARALREAGVLASGHLVEVTRQDLVAGYVGQTAPQVKAQVERALGGVLFIDEAYTLSRNASDPFGREAIDALVKAMEDHRDNLLVVVAGYTEEMQQFLDANPGLKSRFPHVVEFPDYTPEEMRQILQRLAASQGYGLAEGTSRVIEEELTRRQIPGRKDGGNGRLARNLLEEAIRHQAERLASEKDASPPPEEVNLLRPEDFKPTRAAVFELEAELARVVGLEQVKQMLRTLYKQVIADKRRRDAGMSASSRQSLNMLFLGNPGTGKTTVARLVGRMLKEVGVLKSGQLVETDRSGLVSAYAGQTPQQTRKLIDRALGGILFIDEAYALSRGEDPLGREAIDTLVKAMEDHRENLVVILAGYPNEMREFLKSNSGLRSRFPLSIHFPDYSPAELAAIAVKEVNGRGFRLVEGMEPELSELISQSTVRRDPNQGNGRFARNLIEEAVRRQSARVADLPNPSPDELITLTREDFGMDARSPASAPAMQRLEEIIGLDEVKDFVRGLRAQLLVDAQRRKAGLPSAGARTLHMVFLGNPGTGKTTVARILAQLFRELGVLPTGQLVEVDRSGLVAGYVGQTALKTRERIEAALGGVLFVDEAYALVADAQDSFGREALDTLVKAMEDHRDDLLVILAGYTGETQRLLASNPGLKSRFPNVLSFRDYTPDELVRIAHRNLAQRGMRLTPDAEARLLSLCSAVAGSRDAGNGRFVRNVLEKAERQQALRLAALASPTLEQLSTLVASDFDA
- a CDS encoding vWA domain-containing protein, coding for MSPSLPLRLSLCARTVLTLGIAAGCTSRTPPPEPEIVLKVPAAPPAVVSPPPEAFQFAEVAEDLPAAEEPGEVEGGVEGGVVGGVVGGVLGGVLGGAVGGSSEEETLAFRAAPPSRPEHEPQATSGNTFEAHTPNAFTDTRADPLSTFAVDVDTASYSLARRYLQQGRLPPPESVRVEEFVNYFKYRYSAPQKESFSVNLEGAPSPFGKGRHFLRVGIQGKQVSRSQRKRAHLVFLVDTSGSMQSADKLPLAKEAMKLAVKNLNENDTVAIVTYAGSTQDVLPPTPATEQERIYAAIDSLSSGGGTAMGSGMQLAYRHALKKASGNVVSRVIVLTDGDTNIGPHLSPESMLESVRGSVSEGVTLTTVGFGMGNYRDDLMEKLADKGNGNCFYVGSYQEARKVFETQLTGTLEVIAKDVKLQVEFDPAAVRRYRLVGYENRDVADRDFRDDKVDAGEIGAGHNVTALYEVELTGEQQTLATVRIRAKAPNGAEAAEQSFPFERSRVQASLESASPDFRFALAVAATADILRHGPSAQDWSLATALKLAERTTEGQAERAEFVRLVTQAQTLMSATASHKRR